One window of Anaerolineales bacterium genomic DNA carries:
- a CDS encoding energy-coupling factor transporter transmembrane component T yields the protein MLVTWRYRERKSIIQAFDPSAWIVFYACFILSTLFFWDLRVLAGFMALALLVVLTSGITWRESRRAWMFIGAFVVFFSLLTFLTGRGGMEVYDVEHTITTLSAKFTIFGWRPTLTITVERLFFAASQLARVFSLASMTVLIPYSLNPAHYGIIFRRLGIPDKIAYAMDLTMRFIPTFGRDFQLTMDAQKARGYEIEKLKGGLFAQVRKLAPLIVPVTIHAIAGSEDIIDAMDLRGFGVGPRTWLVQLKYRKRDYVLMAFGIVIVLASILASLWGFGKFWVPEALIQAWT from the coding sequence ATGCTGGTAACGTGGCGCTATCGCGAACGAAAATCGATCATCCAGGCCTTCGATCCCAGTGCGTGGATCGTGTTCTACGCCTGTTTCATCCTCTCCACGTTGTTCTTCTGGGACCTGCGGGTGCTTGCAGGATTTATGGCGTTGGCCCTGCTGGTCGTACTGACCTCGGGGATAACCTGGCGGGAAAGCCGGCGGGCCTGGATGTTCATCGGCGCCTTTGTCGTCTTCTTCTCACTGCTTACATTTCTGACAGGGCGCGGCGGGATGGAAGTCTATGATGTGGAGCATACGATTACCACGCTGAGCGCCAAGTTCACCATTTTCGGTTGGCGTCCCACGCTGACGATCACCGTCGAGCGGCTGTTCTTCGCCGCCAGCCAGTTGGCGCGCGTTTTCAGCCTGGCGAGTATGACCGTTTTGATTCCCTATTCGCTCAATCCGGCGCACTACGGCATCATCTTCCGCCGCCTGGGTATACCGGACAAGATCGCCTACGCCATGGATCTGACCATGCGCTTCATCCCCACGTTCGGCCGGGATTTCCAATTGACCATGGATGCGCAGAAGGCGCGAGGCTACGAGATCGAGAAACTGAAAGGGGGATTATTCGCCCAGGTCAGGAAATTGGCGCCGCTCATCGTCCCGGTGACCATTCATGCCATCGCGGGCAGCGAAGACATCATCGACGCCATGGACCTGCGCGGCTTCGGCGTCGGTCCGCGCACGTGGCTGGTGCAACTCAAATATCGCAAACGGGATTACGTGTTGATGGCGTTCGGGATCGTGATCGTCTTGGCGTCGATTTTAGCTTCTCTGTGGGGTTTCGGTAAGTTCTGGGTCCCGGAAGCGTTGATCCAGGCCTGGACTTAA
- a CDS encoding ECF transporter S component, protein MNGTKPLSFLIAIVCVFVVMLLVALLGPAIFNNPDLELDETGVLRFVYVGVGLLIVFLVYWFTRTSDAWKVGTREVVYMAIGAALYAVFSYLFNGTVFAVPSVSQVALRPAIAIPMFFGYAFGPVVGLFTGAVGNMFGDALTGFSLSPQWSIGNGLVGMVSGMIALYADRKRVMDIVMYISAALAAIATLLWIFNPELSNMMFYDPDAGIFGDATISAFAGLSAVIGFVLVVVVRLLFREDLDMAAAVTWAMLGNFVGIGFAALSDIQINGFSPQVAIVGEFLPAAGPNMIFAVILVPILIGAYRAFQRQTGR, encoded by the coding sequence ATGAACGGCACGAAACCCCTGTCATTCCTCATTGCGATTGTATGCGTCTTCGTGGTTATGCTCCTGGTGGCCTTGTTGGGACCGGCCATCTTTAACAATCCGGATCTCGAACTCGACGAGACCGGCGTACTGCGCTTCGTGTACGTGGGCGTCGGCCTGCTGATCGTGTTCCTGGTGTACTGGTTTACACGCACGAGCGATGCCTGGAAGGTCGGCACGCGCGAGGTGGTTTACATGGCCATCGGTGCCGCACTCTACGCCGTGTTTTCCTACCTGTTCAACGGCACCGTCTTTGCCGTGCCCTCTGTGAGTCAGGTGGCGCTGCGGCCGGCGATCGCCATCCCCATGTTCTTCGGCTACGCCTTCGGACCCGTGGTGGGCCTGTTCACCGGCGCAGTGGGGAACATGTTCGGCGACGCGCTCACCGGCTTCAGCCTTTCACCGCAGTGGAGCATCGGCAACGGCCTGGTGGGCATGGTCTCGGGCATGATCGCCCTCTACGCCGACCGCAAGCGCGTCATGGACATCGTGATGTACATCAGCGCCGCCCTGGCCGCCATAGCCACCTTGCTGTGGATTTTCAACCCCGAGCTGTCCAACATGATGTTCTACGATCCGGACGCCGGCATTTTCGGCGACGCGACGATATCCGCTTTCGCCGGCTTGTCGGCGGTGATCGGCTTCGTGCTGGTGGTCGTCGTGAGGCTGCTCTTCAGAGAAGATCTCGACATGGCCGCGGCGGTGACCTGGGCGATGCTGGGCAACTTCGTGGGCATCGGTTTCGCCGCCCTGTCGGACATCCAGATCAACGGTTTTTCACCGCAGGTGGCCATCGTGGGTGAATTCCTGCCCGCCGCCGGACCGAACATGATTTTCGCCGTCATCCTGGTGCCGATCTTGATCGGAGCGTATCGAGCGTTCCAGCGCCAGACCGGCCGCTGA